One Tamlana carrageenivorans genomic region harbors:
- a CDS encoding glycoside hydrolase family 95 protein, with protein MISIQKIFILATLFGFFSYDYPVVGQEFQNVQRLWYTSPAEDWNNALPVGNGRLGAMVFGNPIHERIQLNEDSMWPGSAEWPNSKGSPEDLAEIRALIKAGEVHLADSLIVERFSYKAVARSHQTMGDLFIDFEDKKVSNYTRTLNLTEAFASSNYEMDGYKVTQKVFASAEDDVLVVNISTENPEGLNYNLKLSRPQDQGRETVRVYSILNNTLKMEGMVTQYGGMLNSVPIEINHGVRFETLLQVKNDSGSVSANQNELHLNNVKAATIYIVCNTSFYTENYAQKNEETLKKINSSSYHNILNRHIEDYQSLFLRTQLDLGHHELDSLPTNERLKRIKSGENDIDLTTKLFDYGRYLLISSSRPGTNPANLQGIWNEHIQAPWNADYHLNINLQMNYWLADVTNLSECHQPLFNLSDRLIERGKILAKEQYGMRGTVAHHTTDLWATPWMRAEKPYWGSWIHGGAWVAQHYWEHYRFTEDVDFLKKRVYPALKAYAEFYSDWLALDQNDNSLVSYPETSPENAYLAADGKPAAVSRGNAMGYQIIAEIFDNTIATAQILGFEDNFIKTISEQRSRLRAGIQIGSDGRLLEWDHEYEEHEKGHRHMSHLYALHPGDDITLQNPELFEAAKKTIRYRLDHGGAGPGWSRAWIINFFARLLDAHAVEENIQLFKERSVYGNLLDVHPPFQIDGNFGFTAGIAEALLQSHEGFLRILPTLPNSWKSGTISGLKARGNILVDISWENNQLRELTLTSSVTKDVSLVYKGETKRIRLIKDTSLHLDKNLN; from the coding sequence TTTGGAAACCCGATTCATGAACGTATTCAGTTGAATGAGGATTCTATGTGGCCCGGAAGTGCCGAATGGCCAAATTCTAAGGGCTCTCCAGAGGATTTAGCAGAAATTAGAGCTTTAATTAAAGCCGGAGAAGTACATCTAGCCGATAGTTTAATAGTTGAGCGTTTTTCCTATAAAGCGGTGGCTAGATCACACCAAACCATGGGAGATTTGTTTATTGATTTTGAAGACAAAAAAGTGTCAAATTATACAAGAACCTTAAATTTAACCGAAGCCTTTGCGAGTTCAAATTATGAGATGGATGGCTATAAAGTGACTCAAAAAGTGTTCGCTTCCGCGGAAGATGATGTGCTTGTTGTAAACATATCCACTGAAAACCCAGAAGGCTTAAATTATAATTTGAAATTGAGTCGGCCGCAAGATCAAGGGCGTGAAACGGTTCGTGTGTATTCTATTTTAAATAACACTTTAAAAATGGAAGGCATGGTAACGCAATATGGCGGGATGCTAAATTCTGTGCCAATCGAAATTAATCATGGCGTTCGATTTGAAACTTTGTTACAGGTTAAAAACGATTCAGGATCTGTTTCAGCAAACCAAAACGAACTTCATTTAAATAATGTCAAAGCGGCTACGATTTATATCGTGTGTAATACGTCGTTTTATACCGAAAATTATGCGCAAAAAAATGAAGAGACGCTCAAAAAAATTAATAGTTCTTCTTACCATAATATCTTAAATCGACATATTGAAGATTATCAAAGCCTATTTTTAAGAACACAATTAGACTTAGGGCATCATGAGCTAGATTCATTACCAACAAACGAACGATTAAAACGTATCAAATCAGGAGAGAATGACATAGATCTAACAACTAAATTATTTGATTATGGTCGTTATTTATTAATTTCAAGTTCGCGTCCAGGTACGAATCCAGCAAATTTACAGGGTATCTGGAATGAACATATTCAGGCACCTTGGAATGCCGATTACCATTTAAATATCAATTTGCAAATGAATTATTGGTTGGCCGATGTCACTAATTTAAGTGAGTGTCACCAGCCACTTTTTAATTTATCTGATCGCTTAATAGAACGCGGAAAAATATTGGCTAAGGAACAGTATGGTATGCGCGGTACAGTAGCACATCATACAACCGATTTATGGGCAACACCTTGGATGCGTGCCGAAAAACCCTATTGGGGTTCTTGGATTCATGGTGGGGCTTGGGTGGCTCAGCATTATTGGGAGCATTATCGTTTTACAGAAGATGTAGACTTTTTAAAAAAGCGCGTGTATCCGGCTTTAAAAGCTTATGCCGAATTTTATTCCGATTGGTTAGCTTTAGATCAAAACGATAATTCTTTGGTGTCGTACCCAGAAACTTCTCCTGAAAACGCTTATCTGGCAGCCGATGGTAAACCTGCAGCGGTTTCGAGAGGTAATGCTATGGGCTATCAAATTATAGCCGAAATTTTCGATAACACGATAGCAACGGCTCAAATTTTAGGTTTTGAAGATAACTTTATAAAAACCATTTCCGAACAAAGAAGTCGTTTACGTGCAGGTATCCAAATAGGTTCCGATGGTCGACTTTTGGAATGGGATCACGAATATGAGGAGCACGAAAAAGGACACCGGCATATGTCACATTTGTATGCCTTGCATCCGGGTGACGATATTACCCTTCAAAATCCAGAGCTTTTTGAAGCAGCTAAAAAAACCATTCGGTATAGATTGGATCACGGTGGAGCTGGCCCGGGATGGAGTCGCGCATGGATTATCAATTTTTTTGCTCGTTTACTGGATGCTCATGCTGTAGAAGAAAACATTCAGTTATTCAAAGAGCGTTCTGTATATGGAAATCTATTAGATGTGCATCCGCCTTTTCAAATTGATGGTAATTTTGGTTTTACAGCTGGAATAGCAGAGGCGCTTTTACAGTCGCATGAAGGCTTTTTGAGGATCTTACCAACCTTGCCAAATTCATGGAAATCAGGAACAATTTCGGGTTTGAAAGCGCGTGGTAATATTCTTGTGGATATCTCTTGGGAAAATAACCAGCTTAGGGAGTTAACCCTGACTTCTTCAGTGACTAAAGATGTATCTTTAGTCTATAAAGGAGAAACAAAACGAATTCGATTAATAAAGGACACATCGTTACATCTGGATAAAAATTTAAACTAA